One genomic region from Panthera tigris isolate Pti1 chromosome D1, P.tigris_Pti1_mat1.1, whole genome shotgun sequence encodes:
- the LOC102972462 gene encoding olfactory receptor 4A47-like, whose protein sequence is MASRNNVTHFVLLGLTQDGKEHKALFIIFLLFCILTVVGNLLIVVTLAVSKTLGSTMYLFLANLSFMDVIYFSTISPRLISDLLFGKNSISFQSCMTQLFTEHLFGGSEVILLLVMAYDRYVAICKPLCYLVVMRQEVCVVLLVGSWVGGFLHSAIQVSTIYSLPFCGPNVIDHFICEMYPLLRLACTDTYVIGLLVVANGGMMCTIVFVLLLISYGVILHSLKNLSPEGRRKALQTCGSHITVVVFFFVPCIFMYVRPAKTFPIDKSVSVFYTVITPMLNPLIYTLRNSEMTNAITQLWRRMCT, encoded by the coding sequence ATGGCATCCAGAAATAATGTAACCCACTTTGTCCTCTTGGGCCTCACACAGGATGGAAAGGAACACAAGGccctttttattatattcttgcTCTTCTGTATTTTGACCGTGGTGGGCAACCTGCTCATTGTGGTGACTCTAGCTGTCAGTAAGACCCTGGGCTCAACTATGTACTTGTTTCTTGCTAACTTATCTTTTATGgatgtcatttatttctctacTATTTCCCCCAGATTGATTTCAGACTTGTTGTTTGGGAAAAACTCCATATCCTTCCAATCTTGTATGACCCAGCTATTTACAGAGCACCTTTTCGGTGGATCAGAGGTCATTCTTCTGCTGGTGATGGCttatgaccgctatgtggccatctgtaagCCCTTGTGTTATTTGGTTGTCATGAGGCAAGAGGTGTGTGTTGTGCTGCTGGTAGGGTCCTGGGTTGGAGGTTTTCTGCATTCAGCCATTCAAGTTAGCACGATTTATAGTCTCCCATTCTGTGGTCCCAATGTCATTGatcatttcatctgtgaaatgtacCCCTTACTGAGACTTGCCTGTACTGACACATATGTCATTGGCCTGTTAGTGGTGGCCAACGGAGGGATGATGTGCACAATCGTGTTTGTGCTCTTGCTCATCTCTTATGGTGTCATCTTGCACTCTCTAAAGAACCTTAGTCCGGAAGGGAGGCGGAAAGCCCTCCAGACCTGTGGTTCCCACATCACTGTGGTGGTCTTCTTCTTTGTGCCATGTATTTTCATGTACGTGAGACCTGCTAAGACCTTCCCCATTGACAAATCAGTGAGTGTGTTTTATACAGTCATAACCCCCATGCTGAACCCCCTGATCTACACTCTGAGAAATTCTGAGATGACAAATGCTATAACGCAGCTGTGGAGGAGAATGTGCACATGA